The genome window gtaatttacgtatatttattactaacaaaaacgttcgtaaaaaaaaaaaacaactaaaaagttctagttgcttttagaagttaccaaaaattggagggcaactaggcctcctcccccacccctttttttatcaaaatcgtcggaacaaaaatattgtaaagaaaaaaagacaaacatgcattaatttaaaaacgttcagaagttaaataaaaaaaacaagtttttttaactgaaagtaaggagcgacattaaaagttaaaacgaacagaaataattccgtatatgaaagggattgtcccctcctcaacgcctcgctctttacgctaaagttttttattgttgtaaaaagtagggttgtgagaaagagtcaaactttagcgtaaagagcgggacgttgaggagggtacaacccctttcatatacggaataatttctgttcgttttaagttttaatgtcactccttacttgcagtcataaaaactgtttttttttatctaatactGATAAGAAAAGAGCAAAAACAACACAAGCCCACAGAATACGCAAGCCCTTGTACATAGCCTTAGGCTATATCTAGCTCTAAAAAGGAGAGAGAGGCTGAGATATAATTAAATTGACGGTTATTATTATGTTGGAAAGAGTTTGGAGTGGGGAGCCAAAtgattttttgtctattttttctaTCCGATTTCTATTCGATAAGcaaaattgataagaaatttCCTACCTTTTTATCTAAACCTGCCATGTAAGCCACGTGCTGTTATAACCTTAGGATTCTAGGATCGTTGATTGTCATTTAAGTCACGCGTGTGCTTTTTCAGTCTCTATATAGGACTCTACACCCCTGTTTGTTAATTAGTCGTCCATCATGTCAAAACGGAAATCaaaaattacagattttttcaaaaagaaacagttggTTGGTAGCAGATCATGGTTGGTTGATACAAACCTTATTTGGAATGAGAAGCaattaaaatacttaaaaggGCAAGCTTTCAACGGGGCTTCACCTTTGAGAGGCTAGTTTCAAGATTGTGCTGCTATGCTCCGTGAAATTTTTCCCCGTACCGTCTATGTTGATTGTGCAAGTCATTCCTTAAACTTGGCCCTGTGTCATTGGTACAACAGGCCCTTTATGAGAAATTGTCTAGGAACTTTGAAAGaagtaattaatttctttagaaTTTCACCTAAACGCTCTGCATTTTTCTAACAAGTTGTTCAAGGACATAATTTTATCACAGGGACAAAATGAATGAGATTGGACAAATTCTGTTAGATTAGATGGGTGGAGCACTTAAAAGCAATTTTGTTTGAAGAGATGTTCATTatcatctgtaaaaaaaaaggtaaaggtaaagggtaaaggatacggcattagactttacagtccgtaccggcggtgctgatctccgtttcttggcccttcagccaggaagtgcaatggggggctgggggccagccaacctgtgctttcgcacacccttcctgtttaccttccccagatttctccaggtacccatttagagctgggtcgactctggctaagcttacagagtcacgccactgacccccgtcccaaactgaagaattgggtacactgggattcgaacccgcgtcctctcagacaagggatatcgaatccagcgcaccaatccactcggccagggcGGCTACTCGGCCAGGGCGGCTGTAAGGCTATCATCTGTAAGGCTATGATGGAAATTCAAGATCATCCAGATTCAGATTCTGAATCTTCAAGCAAAGCTCATTTTTTGCTATATACTATTGAGATATTCAGTTTTGTTGCAGTTATGTTGTGAGTAAGTTTTGTGAGCTgtcagtaaaatttttgatctgTCACACAGTTTGTCGACATCTTTGTAATCAGAAACTATAGATCTCGTATAGTTTCTTAAACACGCtgacaattttaaaaacaaagctAGAGACGTGAGAGAAAGGAGTGAAGCTATGTTTCATCCACTTTTTTCTGAGGGGACTGAACTGTGTCGAGATTATGAAACCAGCATTAGTTTGCCCAGACGTGCTCCAAACAAAAGTATAGGAACAACCGTGCAACAGCGTCAGAGGATCCTGAAACGTATTACGGACTTTTTGGCTTTATCGCATTTATGTAGTATTTTCTGCAGCAGCTGCATCAGCGATTGCTTAGTCATAGAAAGTTGCTAGAGTCACTGCAGTAACTACATCCTCAGCACTGTATTTCCCTCGGCGAAGAAAAACCGAAGGATATATCAGATACTCAGGCTTATTTTTGCTATCTTGATGCAGACAGCCATAGGGGAAGCTTGCAAATTGTGTTAGCTCTATGAAGGAGAATGTGGATTCAGTCGGGAAACGTGGCTCTAAAATATTTCATAGCATgcttaaaaaaatgtgataagAACAGTTCTTCCTCTACCCTGAGAGGAGTGAAATCTTGAATCAGGAGTGCCTCATGTCAGGAACGGCTTAATGGATTGGTCTTATTATCCATACACATGTTCCAGTCAATGCGGCGGATGTTTTGGAGAGACTTTcccacaaaaaacaaaaagcggCTTGATTAAATTTTATAGTTACATATTTACAGCGTTTTCTCGATAAAGAATGTATATTATAttctaaaaacttcattttttctttttaaccatCCCTTAGTGAAAATATCCATCCCCTTCAGAAATTTATCGCTACTTTCGCCCCTGATTCTATCTGAAACTAAGGCTGGGTTGGAAAATCCAAAGAACTGGcagactaaaaacaaaaaagttatcttaatttatcaaaaaaaaaaattaaaaaatttatgatatTGGAGGTGCGAATTTGAGACACATAAACCAGCTTCTAATACTGCTGGCTCATGCGCCATTTTGTAGATTCTATGGGTCCAAAGTTGCAATACTGATGCATCATGTCAATGCGACGGCTATACCACGTTTACTACCCTCTTACAGAGGCTATGGAAATAGAAGGTGCTTTAGGTAATAGTTTTTAGCTTGACTTTAATACAGTATTAAACATACGTTTTGCAAAACTATTAGAGTCTAGTTCTCTTCAGatatttaatgaatttaaaatgCAAGAAAAGGATAATCAGTTTAAAAACTATATCCTGtgtttttttcagcaaaattaaATTTGGCCAAGATAGATTAATATTAGTTGcaaataacttttatttttatcaaacagttcgtggtaacgaactgtagtaaggagcaacccggctcaatagtaaccaaaactctaaaaaacggaattttgataccaatagtcacgtcaaaagaatcgcattttaatgctgattttaaatatataagtttcatcaagtttagtcttacccatcaaagttacgagcctgagaaaatctgctctattttagaaaatagggtgaaacaccccctaaaagtcatagaatcttaatgaaaatcacaccatcagatccaacgtatcagagaaccctattgttcaagttccaagatcctatctacaaaaatgtggaattttgttatttttgccagaagacaaatcacggatgcgtgtttatttattttttttgtgtgttttttttcccgggggtgatcgtatcgacgcagtggtcttagaattttgagagagggctcattcgaacggaaatgaaaagttctaaagctctttttaagtgaccaaaaaatcggagggcacttaggccccctcccacgctcaattttttcccaaagtagtcggatcaaaattctgagatagccattttattcagcatagtctaaaaaccttataactatgtctttggggacgactaactcccccacagtccccgtgggaggggctacaagttgcaaattttgaccagtgtttgtatatattaatggttattgggaaatgtagagacgttttcaagggggattttttggttgggaggggggggggttgagaagagggggctatgtgggggaaattttccaaggaggtatttgtcatgggggaagaagatttccataaagggggcgcagcattttctagcattatttaaaaaaacaatgaaaataaatatgaaaaagtttttttcaactggaagtatggagtagcattaaaacttaaaacgaacagaaaatattacgcatataaggggttcacctcctcctaatacctcactctttacgctaaaggatttttagtaatttcaactatttattctacgacctttgtgattcaggggacaaaatttaagctttaatgcaaagagttattgacgaggtattgacgagtaggcgaaccctctcatatacgtaataaaaacatacgaacatagaagtttgttacgtaagaacatagaagtttgttacgtaagctaattcgtaagttacgtatatcttttactaatgaaaacgttcgtaaaaactaagttctagttgcctttttaagtacccaaaaaattggagagcaactgggcctccttcccctccttttttcgcaaaatcattcgatcaaaactatgggaaagtcattcagccaaataaataaatatgcaaatttcgccttaattattcatctgcggagagccgaaatcaaaacatggattaactaaaaaacgttcagaaattaaataaaaaaaaacaagtttttttaactgaaagtaaggagcgacattaaaacttaaaacgaacagaaattaccccgtatatgaaaggggctgctccttcttcaacgccctgctctttacgctaaagtttttactgttttaaaaagtagagttgagagaaagagtcaaactttagtgcaaagagcaaggcattgaagaaggagcagcccctttcatatacggggtaatttctgttcgttttaatgtcgctccttactttcagttaaaaaaacttgttttttttatttaattgttcaaAAACTTCAACTGTGAATTTAACCATATTGTTCATCGGATTTATCATTTATGgctactttagaaaaaaaatagcacgAGAAAAACAGAATTTGTTTCAAACTGGCACTATTTCGAGaaccttttatttgttttgtttttggggaCGTATTGAAAGCTATCACTAAGTGTTTAATTGATAATTTTACCCACCACTCACATTGGTTGCCCTATTTTGCCATGTATTACCTGCTATATACAGCAATTTCACATACCGCTTATGATATAGGACACCTTGACTTATCCTTGGAACAATTTGTCCTGTTTACCGTGTTTTACATTACAGGCGGAGGGGAAAAAGTCCTTCCAttccaacaataaaaaaagaagaaaaaaaatcatcattaaagacaacataaagaaaaaatacataggaaaatggaaaaaaaggtaTCAAAGTTGAATGTAATGATAAGAAAATGATTTGGTGCAACTAAAGGAGTTATGCAGATAATAGAAAAAGGTAGACCCGTTGATACGATTAGAGAAAACTAGTACACTTGTCATTTCAATCCTTAAGgctaaaaaatgtatattttcaaCCGTTTGCATATAATTGTCTAAGGGTTGAAGTACACTGTGAAGGTGATATGCTATCTgttaaactactactactactaataactcactgcagcactaagccacctgaggccaacacagctacgcacgctccttctccagtGTAATTTATTCAAGGCCTCTCTCTtttaccctcccaggaagttcccatttcctttaaatcttttttaaatattttcattttctttaaatctgttaaacaaataattaactATAGAAAATTAGCACCATGACgggttttcattatttttaaagcTTTCAACACACTTTAGTTTGGCTTATATCAGctaatttctgtaaattttgacctttatatcctttttttatttttcaaggaaagCACGACTGGTTAAGTTAAAGACAACTTCCAGATTATATTCTCACAACTAAAAGATTTAGACTCGCTTGTTACTAAAAAGTGCACTTTacacaaaacaaatatatcaaAGCTCGTCAATCTTATATACTTAACTCGAAAGCAGGTCAAGTGAATCTGATCTACTTCACTGCAAAGTGACGAACTGTACTGGATCACCCACATTTATAACACCTTCTTTTTCCACTGCTAGATTAATACCCATAAATGGAGAGCTTCCAGAAGAAGCTTTGATTTTTGGATCAGTTGCGCAACGGTACTCCCTGAGTGTTTTCAAAGGCTCCCCGTCCggatatttttctccttttctagGATCCACTGTTGTAAGGACACATCTATCGCAGGGCTTGGTTTGCCTGAATATAACTTCACCAATTTTAAGAAAAGACCAGTTGTCTTCAACAAAAGCACTGGCACCACCAATTAATATATTTGGACGAAAGTTTTCATACGTCACAACACTTGGGGATTTGATCCGGTCAGTTAAATTCTTGACTGAATTACTATTTATCAAAAGGAATGGCGCTAGGTCAGCAAATGCAGTGCCATCTTCTCTGTACATGTGCGGCCAGATTTCCCTTTCTTTTACTGTGCGAGCAGTAGTATTTCCACTAAAATAGACCAATTTAATTGGCTCTTTTACATCCAGAATTGGTGAAAGATATTTAGAAATCCAGTCAGAGGCTATTTTACAGTCAACTGCTGATATTGTTTCTCCCCAAACTCTAACGTTAGTATTACCTTTCACATTGAAAGGGATTTTAATATGGATGTCATCCATATCTGGAGCTTGTAGATTCAAATATCCTTCTGACACCTTTGGAATTATTTGTGTTAATCTTGGAAAGCGTCGAGCTGTAATAAAGTTATTATCCCCATCAACAAACATAAACACTCTATCCCGGGTATTGCCCTTAATTGGCCCTAATCCTGAACAATTGAACGATTCAACTTCACATCCTTTGCATGATTTCACAGGGTAAATGAAAAGCTTTGATACTTGGCCCCCATCTTTCCATCCTTTCAGTGAATTgattgatattctttttttaccaCGCTTCTTCATAAAATAACTGAAAAGAGTAGTTCCAATACCTGTTAGCACTATTGTCGAAAAAATTAGTAAAGTTGTATTTGGTGTCATCGGGTCAGTCATATTAATTGtctgaaataagaaataaaggTTCTTTTATTTCGCTTGTGTTATTATGAAACATAGAATAAGAGACGAATATAAGACTCATCatacaacaaagaaaatactcGCACTAATTTAGTCAAAGGTACCCTGCTGCAGTgtcactccaatttttttgcgTTTTACTAAATTTAGCATCTAACCAAGTAAAGCTAATAGGGGAGACCGGCCCACATTCGCCACTTTTTtcgttctttatttattgtaaccaCAGTTTTCGCAATTCGTCACTTTTCTGTGAGCAAggagacaaaagaaaatagcgTTTCTTCTCAATCATTTACCGATTTTTGTTCAAACCAGAGATTAATtgcttctttctctttctccctctatGGGATATAAAGCCACAATTCAACCTAGATTAAACTGTTTATATATCACATTAGGAGAAAATCATCACAATATCAAGGGAAAGGGTAGTTAGATGATGgcttataaaaataattctgctgaatgtctgaaaattttacacacacaaacatatatatatatatatatatatatatatatatatatatatatatatatatatatatatatatatatatatatatatatatatatatatctatatatatatatatatatatata of Artemia franciscana chromosome 3, ASM3288406v1, whole genome shotgun sequence contains these proteins:
- the LOC136025088 gene encoding mitochondrial amidoxime reducing component 2-like isoform X1 encodes the protein MSNLYFFLDTSSKTINMTDPMTPNTTLLIFSTIVLTGIGTTLFSYFMKKRGKKRISINSLKGWKDGGQVSKLFIYPVKSCKGCEVESFNCSGLGPIKGNTRDRVFMFVDGDNNFITARRFPRLTQIIPKVSEGYLNLQAPDMDDIHIKIPFNVKGNTNVRVWGETISAVDCKIASDWISKYLSPILDVKEPIKLVYFSGNTTARTVKEREIWPHMYREDGTAFADLAPFLLINSNSVKNLTDRIKSPSVVTYENFRPNILIGGASAFVEDNWSFLKIGEVIFRQTKPCDRCVLTTVDPRKGEKYPDGEPLKTLREYRCATDPKIKASSGSSPFMGINLAVEKEGVINVGDPVQFVTLQ
- the LOC136025088 gene encoding mitochondrial amidoxime reducing component 2-like isoform X2, producing MTDPMTPNTTLLIFSTIVLTGIGTTLFSYFMKKRGKKRISINSLKGWKDGGQVSKLFIYPVKSCKGCEVESFNCSGLGPIKGNTRDRVFMFVDGDNNFITARRFPRLTQIIPKVSEGYLNLQAPDMDDIHIKIPFNVKGNTNVRVWGETISAVDCKIASDWISKYLSPILDVKEPIKLVYFSGNTTARTVKEREIWPHMYREDGTAFADLAPFLLINSNSVKNLTDRIKSPSVVTYENFRPNILIGGASAFVEDNWSFLKIGEVIFRQTKPCDRCVLTTVDPRKGEKYPDGEPLKTLREYRCATDPKIKASSGSSPFMGINLAVEKEGVINVGDPVQFVTLQ